The Planococcus liqunii genome includes a region encoding these proteins:
- the racE gene encoding glutamate racemase produces the protein MNAPIGVIDSGVGGLTVAKEIMKLLPNEQIYYIGDNARCPYGPRSLQEVKQYTWQMAQALMKKRIKMLVIACNTATAAALNSLQKKLPIPVIGVIFPGARAAVKNSSSKNIAVLGTLGTVQSGAYEKAIKSLVSSAHVVQLACPRFVPLVESDEYEGEFARKMVGETLSQIEGETFDTAILGCTHYPLLQGFIEEVFGEGVQVVSSAQETAKDVERHLRFAQKFADWKRPPVHHFYTSGSLPIFQTIIEKWLKIEEPVIHSIRFPKT, from the coding sequence GTGAATGCGCCAATTGGAGTAATTGATTCAGGAGTAGGCGGATTGACAGTTGCAAAGGAAATTATGAAACTCCTGCCAAATGAACAGATTTATTACATAGGGGACAATGCCCGGTGCCCGTATGGCCCGAGATCCCTTCAGGAAGTCAAGCAGTACACGTGGCAGATGGCACAGGCATTGATGAAGAAACGGATCAAAATGCTGGTCATCGCCTGCAATACCGCAACAGCAGCAGCTTTGAATTCGCTGCAAAAGAAACTGCCGATTCCCGTAATCGGGGTGATTTTCCCGGGTGCCCGGGCGGCGGTGAAAAACTCTTCATCCAAGAATATTGCTGTTCTTGGAACGCTTGGAACGGTGCAAAGCGGTGCGTATGAAAAAGCAATCAAGTCGCTGGTGTCGTCAGCGCATGTGGTTCAGCTTGCCTGTCCGCGATTTGTGCCGCTTGTGGAAAGTGACGAATACGAAGGGGAATTTGCCCGCAAAATGGTCGGGGAAACACTGTCCCAAATTGAAGGAGAAACCTTTGATACGGCGATTCTTGGATGCACCCATTATCCGCTCCTCCAGGGCTTCATCGAAGAAGTGTTTGGAGAAGGGGTTCAAGTGGTGTCCTCTGCGCAGGAAACAGCGAAAGATGTGGAACGGCATCTCCGGTTCGCCCAAAAATTCGCTGACTGGAAACGGCCGCCGGTGCATCATTTCTATACATCCGGCTCGCTGCCGATTTTTCAGACCATTATCGAGAAATGGCTGAAGATCGAAGAACCCGTCATCCATTCCATTCGGTTCCCAAAAACCTGA
- the rph gene encoding ribonuclease PH — protein sequence MTRIDERQTDELRPVQMDVDYLIHPEGSVLITVGQTKVICTATIEDKVPPFLRGQGKGWVTAEYSMLPRATNSRNRRESSAGKIGGRTMEIQRLIGRALRAVVDLEKLGERTLWIDCDVIQADGGTRTASITGAFVAMTMAIGKLNLTTFPVTDFLAATSVGINAEHGAILDLNYVEDSSAEVDMNLVMTGAGHFVELQGTGEEATFSRAQLNEMLDLGESGIRQLISKQKEVLGELANRVGEEVKSSL from the coding sequence ATGACACGAATAGATGAAAGACAAACAGACGAATTGCGTCCGGTACAGATGGACGTGGATTATTTGATCCACCCGGAAGGATCGGTGTTGATCACGGTCGGGCAGACGAAAGTAATTTGCACAGCGACCATTGAAGACAAAGTGCCGCCATTCCTTAGAGGGCAAGGCAAGGGATGGGTCACCGCTGAATACTCAATGCTGCCGCGGGCAACCAATAGCCGAAACCGCCGTGAGTCTTCTGCCGGAAAAATCGGCGGCCGGACAATGGAAATCCAGCGCCTGATTGGCCGTGCACTGCGCGCAGTGGTTGACCTCGAGAAATTGGGCGAACGCACGCTTTGGATCGACTGCGACGTAATCCAGGCAGATGGCGGCACACGCACCGCTTCGATCACCGGTGCTTTTGTAGCGATGACGATGGCTATCGGAAAATTAAATTTAACCACATTTCCGGTAACCGATTTCTTAGCGGCAACAAGCGTCGGCATCAACGCGGAACACGGAGCCATTTTAGACTTGAACTACGTGGAGGATTCATCTGCAGAAGTCGATATGAACCTTGTTATGACAGGAGCTGGCCATTTTGTGGAACTTCAGGGAACAGGCGAAGAAGCGACGTTTTCACGTGCACAGCTGAATGAAATGCTCGATCTTGGCGAATCGGGAATCCGCCAATTGATTTCGAAACAAAAAGAAGTGCTTGGCGAATTGGCCAATCGTGTAGGCGAAGAGGTGAAATCAAGTCTATGA
- a CDS encoding XTP/dITP diphosphatase, with product MKKVLIATQNLGKARDFEALLRPFGYDVLTLQDVAKDLDIEETGVTFEENAILKAEGAAEALQMPVIADDSGLEIDALNGEPGVYSARYAGEPKDDNANIDKVLGKLGEVPENERTARFRCVLAVAAPNQKTVTFSGSCEGEILLERRGENGFGYDPIFWVPSEGRAMAELKPEEKAAISHRGNALQKLQQAMPEWLLSNE from the coding sequence ATGAAAAAAGTATTGATTGCTACTCAGAACTTAGGGAAAGCGAGAGATTTTGAAGCCTTGCTGCGTCCGTTTGGTTATGATGTATTAACGTTGCAGGATGTTGCCAAAGACTTGGACATTGAAGAAACAGGCGTTACGTTTGAAGAGAACGCGATTCTGAAGGCTGAAGGGGCTGCGGAAGCACTTCAAATGCCGGTAATCGCAGACGACTCGGGACTTGAGATTGATGCTTTAAACGGCGAACCTGGCGTTTATTCTGCACGCTACGCCGGCGAGCCGAAAGACGACAATGCCAATATCGACAAAGTGCTCGGGAAATTGGGAGAGGTTCCGGAAAACGAACGCACTGCCCGTTTCCGTTGTGTGTTAGCAGTTGCGGCACCGAACCAGAAAACCGTCACTTTCTCAGGCTCATGCGAAGGGGAAATCTTGCTTGAGCGCCGCGGCGAAAACGGCTTCGGCTACGATCCGATCTTTTGGGTGCCTTCAGAAGGGCGTGCCATGGCGGAATTGAAGCCGGAAGAAAAAGCGGCCATTTCACACCGCGGCAATGCCTTACAGAAATTACAGCAGGCAATGCCTGAATGGTTACTATCAAACGAATAA